From the genome of Pseudarthrobacter sp. NIBRBAC000502772:
AATGTGAATGAGGCTGCTGCACGCTTGCCCTCAGGCCAGGTGATGGGGTGGGCGGAATCCGCGAATGCTTCAAAGGTCATGGTGTGGTTCCTAGAGGTTCAGTGTCCGTCAGTAATTCAGGTCCGGGGCGTTTCAGAGGCCGGCGGGAGCGTTGGTCCGGGCGGCGAATCCCAGGTCCGCGGACGCCAGGTGGGCGGCGGTGTCCGTTTGGTCGGCCTCGAGGTATTTGCGGTGGACTTTCGGCCCGAGGATGGCGTAGGTGCCGGCACTGGCAAGGCCACCGGCAAGCCAGGACAGGTCCCAGCCGCCCAGGGCCACGGCAATGGGACCCTGCATCGCCGGAACGAGTCCGTACATAAACAGCCAGGTGGCGAAGATGCCGACCAGGAGGGAGGCGACGCCCGCCCAGTTGACGCCGGGGAGACGTTTGGTGCCGACGGCGTCGAAGAGCCTCTCCGGGTTGCCCGGCCAGCGCTTCTCGATCCAGAAGTAGTGGACCAGCATGACTCCGCCCCACGCGGCAACCCACGCTACGAGCCCGATGAGCCAGGCGTCGAGGACTGTTGCGAAGTCTTCCTGGAAGATGAAGAACACGACCGCGGCGAGGGAGAAGAGTCCGACGAACAGGTTGAGTTTGCGGCGGCTGATGGTGATATCCAGCGACTGCGTGGCCACGGAGAAAGTGTAGATGTTGAGGATATTCGTGGCTATGGGGCCGTGCAGCACCATCAGCAGCACCGGCAGCGCGAGGACGCCGAAGTTCTGGACGATGAGCTTCCCGGGGTCGATCTCGCCGCTGTTGGTGGCCAGGCTTGCGCCGAGGATTCCCAGCCAGACAACGGGGATGAACTGGCCAAGCACGGATGCCAGGTAGACCTTTTTCTTGGGAACTTGGGTGCTCACGAAGCGGGAGTAGTCTGCGGCGTAGGTGAACCAGGTGATGCCCCAGCCGATGCCGATGGCGGTCATCACGGCGCTCATGGCCGCGATCCGTTCGGAGCCTTCCAGGATGTTGCCGGCGGGACCGGCGTACGTCCAGTTGATCTTCATGCCGAACCAGGCCACGGCGGACATGACGGCCAGGATGAGGATGGTGGGCGGCACCGTCCATTTTTCGAAGGCGGCGATGGCTTTGTAGCCGAACCAGGCGATGGCTACCTGCGCGGCCATGATGGCGGTGGCGACGCCGATCTTCCAGCCATAGTTGTGTGCCGTGGGATCCACCCATCCGAGCGTGCCGAAGAGTGCCATGACCAGGTCCAGGATGATCCACGTGTTGACCGCGCACCAGCCGATCACCAGGACCGCCTGGATGGCTGCGGGCAGGTAGTTGCCGCGGCGGCCGAAGGCTGCGCGGGCCAGGACCATGCCGGTGGCGCCGGTCTTTTGGCCGAGGAGCACAAAGCAGCCGAAGAGCAGCATGCCGATCAGGTTGCCCAGGACCAGGACGATGACGGTATCCGCGAAACCCAGCCCCAAGTGGATTCCGAGGGCACCCAGTACCCAGTTGATCGGCGCCAGGTTGGCGCCGGCCCAGATCCAGAACTGTCCGGAGACCTTGTGCGTCCGCTGGGATTCGGGGATCGGCTGGAGCCAGGCTTCGCAATCTTCAAGTGCAGGTTGCTGTCCTGCTCCTGCGGTTGAGGGTTTTTGTTGCATTGGGGCCTCTTCGTTGAGGGGATGGGGATTCCTCAAGATTATGTGTCCCAGACCACATGCACCACATACAATGTGTCTTGAAGTTTATGAGAAGACGCGACGGAGTGTCATGCCAATACGCCTGCAGGATGTTTTGAAACATTCCACCCTCACGCCCGCGGATCCGGTGATCCGCGCAGCGGCGGCCGTTGCGGCCCAGACGCAGCTGCGCTGGATTCACTCCAGTGAGGTTTTGGATATTGCCCCGCTGCTTGGCGGCGGTGAACTGTTGCTGACCGGCGGCCAGGCTCTTGCTTTGGCAACGGACAAACGTCGCGCGGACTACATCTGGGAGCTGGCAGAACGCGGCGTGGCCGCGCTGGCCATAGAGACTGGCACGGAGCTGGCCTCGATACCGTCGTCGATGGTGGCAGCAGCTGAAGCGGCCGGCCTTCCGCTGATAGAGCTTCGCAAGGTGGTGCCCTTTGTAGGCGTGATGGAAGCCATCAACTCACTCCTGGTGAGCGAATCTGCTGCCCAGCTGCAGGAGGCTGACCGGGCCAGTCACGCGATGGCGGTGGAGTTGGCCCACGGCGGCAGCCTTAACCGGATCCTGGCTGTCCTGGCGGACGCTACCGGCGCGGAAGTTGTCCTGACGTCCACCGCGGGCGCCCCGCTGGCCAGTGCACTGCCGGCTGATCATACGGGGGAGCCGGAGCCCGAAGAATCCAGCGACGCGCCGGACCGTGCCCGGACCATCCAGATTGACGTGTCCGTGCGTGGCATCCCTTCAGCCCGCCTCAGCCTTCATGCCCTGGCGGGAGCGGACGTGAACCTGGCGAGGATCGCGGGGAACCGCTCGGTGGACATTCTGGCGTTGGCCCTGCTGCAGCGCATGCCCCCCGGCCTGAAGGAGATGGCGGGTGCGGCGCTGATCCGCGCCGTCGATTCCGGAACTCAAAACTGGCGTCTCCAGCAGCTCGCTCCTGCGGCCGGGATCCCGTTGTCCGCGCAGCTGGTGGCTGTTGTGGTTCGTTCCCCCGGCTCGCGGCAACCCCGGATGGCTGTGGAGCACCTGCTGGAGCGGGTGGGGCATCACAGTGCAAGCTACGCCGACAACGCGGAACTCTTGGCGCTGGCCGTGCTCCGCCCCGGGAAGACGCAGGAAGACCGGGACGCAATTCTGGCCGGACTGCAGTCGCTGGCGTTGCCGGAGGGAACTGTCAGCGCCGTCGGTCCGGTGGCCACCGGAATCTCCGCCGCGCCATGGTCCCTGACGGAAGCCCGGCTGACGCTGGACCTTGCCGCCGGCGCCGAGCCGGTCAAGGCCGCGCCGCTCAGAGCCGGGCCGGGACAGTCCGGAGTGGTCCTCGACGCCGACGCTTTCGCGGTGGAGCGGCTCGCTTTCCATACGCTGGATGAAACCCAGCGCACGGACTATGTCAGCCAGCAGCTCGGTGCCCTCGTCGTCCACGATGCCCAACGAAATTCCGCGCTGGTTGAGACGCTGCGGGTCTGGCTGGATTCCGGCTGCAACACGGCGCAGGCTGCGCGTGAGCTGCACCTGGAGCGGCAGTCGATGCATCAGCGGCTGCAGCGGATCTTCTCACTCTGCGGCGGCGATCCCCGCGGAACGGGCCGTTTGGCAGCGCTGCACCTGGCCACCCGGCTGGCAGCGCTGTAGCCCAGCAGGTGGAGGATGCGGTCCTCTCCCAGGCCGAGGCTGCCTACCGGCAGCTGCGCGACAAGCTGATCATGTTGGAGATCCGGCCCGGCGAGCCCATCAACGACGGGCAGCTCGCGGCTGAGCTTGGCTTTGGCGCACCCCTGTTCGGGAGGCGATCAAGCGGCTGGAAGCGGACCACCTGGTGATCCCGCCGCGGGACGCCGCCGCCGTCAGCGGGTGCGTGGTTCGCTGTCGACGTAGGAGCCCGGGCGGTTTTCGGTGTGGTGTTGGCAGTTGCAGCTGCTGTCCAGTTGTAGTTGGACGGTTACTGGGTTTGTTGATTCGAGTTGGATTTCCAGGGGTTCTGTTCCGTTTCTGCTGAGGCGGAGGGTTGGTTTTTGATCGTGGTGGTTGTGCATGGGGTGGCCTTTGCTGCTGGGTGGGGGTGTGGGTGTGCCCCGGTGGCACGGGTTGGTTGGCCGCGTGCTACCGGGGCGGGTTGTTTCTGGGGGTGGGTTTAGGTGTTGTCCCGGTCTGTCTGTCGGGCCTGGATGGTGGGGATGCTGCCTGTGTGGGTGCCGCCTTGGTGGGAGTCCGGGTCCGGGCAGGAATCGGCGCAGTCGTGCTTTGTCACGAGGTCGAATTGAATGCCGCCGTGTTGTTCCACGCCGGTTCTGATGGCCCGTTCGACGACGGATGTGGCCAGGCGCCGTCGGAGGGAGAGAGGATCGCGGCGCAGGTCCTTGGCGAGGGCAAAGCAGAGCAGGAGCATGACGACGATGAACGGCAGGGCTGCGACGATGGTGATGCGTTGCAGGCCGGCCAGGGCTTCGGAGGGTTCGTCGCCGCCGGCCAGCAGCATGACTGCTGCCACGGCGCCGGTGAGGCTGCCCCAGAAGATGACGACTCCGCGGCGGGGGTGCTCGGCGCCGTTGGAGCTGAGTGATCCCATCACGATGGAGGCGGCATCGGCGCCGGTGACGAAGAAGATCGCGACCAGGACCATGGCCAGCACGATGACGCCGGCGGTGAGCCAGCCCGGCATGCCAAGGTTTTTGACGAGGTCGAAGAGTGCGCCGTCGAAGTTGACGGAGGATACGCCGTCGGCCGTTGTTACCAGCCCGGGCGTGCCTGCCTTATCGGCTTCCTGCTGGACATGGAAGGCGGCTCCGCCGAAGATGCCGAACCAGATGACGCTGACGACGCTGGGGACCAGCAGCACGCCGGTGACGAACTGGCGGATGGTGCGGCCGCGGCTGATGCGGGCAATGAACATGCCGACGAAGGGCGTCCAGGAGATCCACCAGGCCCAGTAGAAGATGGTCCAGCTGGTCATCCAGCTTCGGAGGGCTTCATCGCCGACTGCTTCGGTCCGGGACGACATCTCGGCCAGGTCGCGGGCGTAGTCGCCGACGGCGGACGGGATCAGGTTGAGGATGAACAGGGTCGGACCGGCGATGAAGACGATGAGTGCGAGGACGACGGCCAGGACCATGTTGATGTTGGAGAGCCACTGGATGCCGCGGCTGATGCCGGAGACGGCCGAAGCGACGAAGCAGAAGGTCAGGACGGCGACGATCCCCACAAGCACGGGAGTGCCGACTTCGCCGAACCAGCCGTTGGAGGTCATGCCGCTGCCGATCTGCAGGGCGCCGAGGCCCAGGGAAGCGGCGGTGCCAAAGAGGGTGGCGAAAATGGCCAGGATGTTGATGAACTTCCCGAGCGGGCCTTCCACCATCCTCATGCCGAAAAGTGAGGTGAAGGCTGCGGAGACCAGTTGCCGGCGGCCGAGGCGGTAGGTGCCGTATGCCATGGCGATGCCGACCACTGCGTACATGGCCCAGGGGTGCAGTGTCCAGTGGAAGATCGAGGTGGCCATGGCCGTCTGGATCGCTGCGGGGGTGCGGCCGTCCACGGTTCCGGGCGGGGGAGAGATGTAGTGGTAGAGCGGTTCGGCTACACCGTAGAACATCAGTCCGATGCCCATGCCGGCGGCGAACATCATCGCGACCCAGGAGACGGTACGGAATTCGGGTTTCTCGCCGTCTTTGCCCAGCGGGATATTGCCGAACTTGCCCAGGGCCAGCCACAGGACGAACACGACGAACAGGGACGCCAGGACCATAAAGAGCCAGCCGGTGTATTCCATGACCCAATTCAGGGCAACCGTGGAGGACGAGGCGAGGCTGTCCCGGCCCACGAAGCCCCAGATCACGAAGGCGATGGCGATGGCGCCGGTGATCCCGAAGGTGACTTTGTCGAGGGTGAGTGAGTGGTTCCGGCGCAGGGAGACGGCCTGCTCGGTCTTGGCAGTACGAAGCTCTTCGAGGATCTGTTCGTACTCTTCAACGTCCGGCAGTGGTTCTGCGGCGCCGTCCTCCGGATCGAGGACAGCAGGGTTGGTGTTTTCTCCCGCGGGGACACCAATGACTGTTTTGGTGTTTCGCGTACTTTCGGGGTTTTCGTTGGGGGGAATTGCTGCCAAAGCGTTGTCGGCAGTCAACTCTTCGGGGGTTGAGGGTTTTAAGCCACGGCTTATAGCCATGAGCGAATCCTTTGCTCGGCGGATCATGGGCTTTGCGGATAAGACATGGCCTTGAGGGGTGAGCCCGGGGGAACGTTGGGGGCTTCCTCCGATTCAAGGCCTTGTCCATGGGGCACCTCTTTGGGGTCAGGGATCAGTTTGCTTAGGTAAGGCCGGACGCCTCCGATCGTTCGGTACGGATCAACGCATTCCCCCGGACTAGTTGAGATTTCCTCGGACTAGTTGAGGTAGCCGTTCGGGTTCAGGACATACTTCGTGGCCGCTCCGGCATCGAATTCTGCGTAACCCCGCGGGGCATCCTCGAGCGAAATGGCCGTGGCGTTGACCGCCTTGGCGATCTGGATCCTGTCATGCAGGATCGCCATCATGAGTTGCCGGTTGTACTTCATCACCGGGCACTGGCCGGTCGCGAAGGAGAGCGACTTCGCCCAGCCGGTGCCCAGGGACAGGGACAGGCTGCCCTTCTGGGCCGCCTCGTCCGCGGCACCCGGATCCCCGGTGACATAAAGGCCGGGAATGCCCAGGGAACCGCCGGCGGCGGTGAGGTCCATCAGGGAATTGAGCACGGCGGCCGGCGCCTCCTGGGCCCCGGCACCGTGTCCGTGTCCGCGGGCCTCGAAACCGACCGCGTCGATACCGGCATCGACCTCCCGGACGCCGAGAAGCTGCTCGATCTGGTCAGCCGGATCGCCGTTGGCCACATTGACGGTTTCGCAGCCAAAGGATCGGGCCTGGGCCAGGCGGTCCTCATTGAGGTCCCCCACGATGACCACCGCGGCCCCCAGCAGTTGCGCGCTGGCCGCCGCGGCAAGCCCCACGGGACCGGCCCCGGCAACATAGACGGTGGATCCGACGCCGACACCTGCCGTAACGGCCCCGTGGAATCCGGTCGGGAGGATGTCCGAGAGCATGGTCAGGTCCATGATCTTCTCCAGGGCCTGGTCGCGATCAGGGAACCGCAACAGGTTCCAGTCCGCGTAGGGGACCAGGACGAACTCCGCCTGCCCGCCGACCCATCCGCCCATGTCAACATAGCCGTAGGCGGACCCGGGACGGTCCGGGTTCACGTTCAGGCAGATCCCGGTCTTGCCCTCCTTGCAGTTCCGGCAGCGCCCGCAGGAGATATTGAAGGGGACCGAGACGATGTCCCCGACCTTGATGAACTCCACGTCGGGCCCGGTCTCGATGACTTCCCCGGTGATCTCGTGCCCCAGGACGAGGCCGGCCGGGGCGGTCGTGCGGCCACGAACCATGTGCTGGTCCGAGCCGCAGATGTTGGTGCTTACGGTGCGCAGGATGACCCCGTGCGGGACCTTCCGGCCGACATTGACGGGATTGACGCCGGGCCCGGCCTGCAGTTCAAAGGTCGGAAACGGGGTATCGATGATTTCCACGATCCCCGGCGCCTTGTATGCAACGGCTTTGTTACCTGACATTGAATGGCTCCTATGGGTTGGCGATCGAACCCTCACGGTGATGCTGGTCGCATCAGGCTGTCTGTGAGGTAGTTGTTGTCAGTCTTGGTGAAGCAAGCTGGAAGCGGCTAGGCGTCGATCACCAAATCGGTGCGCGCTGTGGAGCAGCAGGGCAGGAACTTGCCTGCATCGATTTCCCGTGCCCGGATCCCGCCCTGGTGGTTCATCTCGACGTCCCCGGAAAGCTTGACGACCTTGCAGGAGCCACACATGCCCTCCTTGCAGTTAGCGCCGATCCTGACGCCCGCACGCTGGGCCGCCCCGAGGATGTGCTCGGTGGGGTCGATGCGCACATTGATGCCGGTGCGCATGAAGGACAGCGTGAGGCTTCCCGTTCCCACGGTGTCGAAGCTCGAGGCATCAGGGGAGTCGGCCTCCGGCGCCATGCCGGAACCGCCGTCGGGGGCCTCGGTAGGGGGCGCGTCCGGGTCGACGGTTTCCAGCGGCAGCCCCGTGGCCTTCAGGGTTCCCTCGGCGTCGTAGCCTGGCTCGTAGAGCCCGAACGCGGTGGGCTGGCTTTCGTAGTAGTCCTCGGCGGAGTCAGCGATTTCCTCGGCGATTTCCTCAGCAATGTCCACGGCAAACGCGAGCTCCGCCTGGTATTCAAGGAGCGTCTGGCGATCTCCCGAGAAGAATTCCATGTAGATGGAGGTGTCGTCGACGCCAACCTTCCCCAGGAGCTCGGTGGCGGTGTTCAGGTAACCCTCGGGGCCGCAGGCATAGACCTGGCGGCCGTTGGCATCGGGGGCCACCTCGTCCAGCATGGCTGCCGTCAGTCTTCCGCTGAGCCCTTCCCACCCCTCGGGTCTGTTGCGGTCGCCGAGGGAGTAGAAGACCTTGATGCGCGAGTCCACGGAGGCGATGTAGGCCAGCTCCTTGTGGAAGGCAAAGCCTCCGGCCTCCGCTCCGTGGTAGAGCACCACAACATCGGCATGTCCGGGCAGGGAGTGGATGGTCCGCACCATGGACATGATGGGGGTGATGCCTGCGCCGGCGGCCAGCAAGAGATACCGCGCCCGCCGGTCGGCATCCGGCAAGTGGAACGCGCCGACCGGCCCGAGCATCTCGAGCACAGTGCCGGGTTTGACATTCTCGTGCACCCACGGTGAAACCAGTCCTGTGGGGTCGCGTTTGACACTGATGTTGAAGGTCCAAGGCTCAGTCGGGGAACTGGACAGCGAATAGCTGCGGTCCACCGGATCCTGGCCCTCGCCATTCACCGGAAAAGCGATGTTCACATACTGGCCCGCACGGAACGCCAGGGGCGCACCGTCGCAGCGGCGGAACACGAAGGTCATTAAGCCGCCCGCCTCGGGAACGGTCTCCACACATTCGGCCATGAACTCCTGTGGATGCCAGGGGCCCAGTGCACGGGCAGCACGGGCGGGTGCCTCGGTGCTGCCCATGACCCTGTTCCACGGCATCTCAAGACCGCGAATGCGCTGTGGCTCCCGGATGGCCGTCTCGGTGAGGAGTTCAATCATGCCAAGTGCTCCTGCACACGCTGCACGTACCAGTTGATGAACGCCTCCACCTGGTACTCGCTCTTCATGTACGGGCCGGGCTCGTAGGCCGGGCTTCCGGCACCCTGCTGGCACAACTCCACGAACGCCTTGTCCTGCAGGTTTGTCTGCTTCCAGGTGTAGGTGAGCTTCTCAAGGTCGTAGTCGACGCCTTCCTCGGCGTCGTCGGCCACCAGCCAGGTGGTGCGTACCAGGGTCTGGTGTTCGTTGACGGGGAAGACGCCGAACGTGATGACGTGGTCGCTCTGGAAGTGGAACCAGCTGTTGGGCTGCAGGTGCATCGAGCAGCGGCCAAGGCGGAAGTCCGGCAAGTCGCCGAGCAGCTTCTTGGAGAGCCTGCGCCCGTCGGGCGAGAACGATTCGCCCTCTCCGTCGAGCGATTCACGTGAGATGCGGATTCCTGCGATGCGTGTGTCGAGCTCCTCGACCACCTCGTAGGGAAGGCCGTAGCGGCGGCAACGCTCCTCGAGCGAGGACTGGGCTTCCTTGTTGCGGTCCCACACTTCTTCGAGATGGGCCGGGATCAGGCCCTCCGTCAGTCCCCAGGTGGGAAAGAGGGAACAGGCGAGCTCCGGGTGTCCGTCGCAGTGGTAGCACTCACGGTTGTTCTCCATGACGAGCTTCCAGTTGCCCTCCTCGATGATGTTCTGCTGGTAGGCGATTTTCGTCTTCGACAGATCGTGGGGCGCGAGGTATGGCTCGAAGATCTTTGAGGTTTCGTCGAAGTCGGTTGGCGGTTCGTCCGCAATGCAGACGAAGATGAGTCCGGCCACCTCGCGGCTGTGGGCACGCTTGAGGCCGAAGCAGCCCTTGTCGAACTTCGTCTCCCCCGGTGCCGAGGCGTGGATCAGATTACCTTCTGGAGAGTATGTCCAGGAGTGGTAGCCGCAGACCAGGTTTCCTGTTGACCCCGCGGCTTCTGTGAGGACGCGGGCGCCGCGGTGGCGGCACACGTTGTGCAGGACGTTAACGCCGCCGTCGTCGTTGCGCAGGACGATCAGGGAGTAGGGCCCGTAGTCGACGGTGATGTAGTCACCCGGCTCCGGCAGTTCGGCGATGCTGCCGGCAAAGATCCAGTGCTGGCCAAAGATGGCCTTCATGTCGATGCTGAAGATCGTCGGGTCGGTGTAGAAGGGGGCATCGAGGGAATATCCCGTGCGCCGGAACTCGAACAACTCGCTGATTTCCGCCAGCTGCTCTGCAGGCAAGGATGAAGCGAGTTTTCCGCGTGAGTTGAGGGGCAAGACTGGAGCAGACATGTGTTTCCTCCCGGGAGGCGTGGGTAAGTGTGTGATTCGTGGGACCACGGCTGCGTGGGGGTGCGAGCGGCGTTGTCGAAAACCTTGTAATCATGAGATTAGAGATCATTGATCCGCAACAAAAGCGCAAGATTTGGAAGATATCCGTGCACAATAGGTGCATGATCGATGCGAGGCTCATCACACTTCGGGTGCTTGCCCGGTGCGGCACCATTGGCGCAACCGCGGAGCTCACGGGGTATTCTCCCTCCGCCGTCTCCGCGCAATTGCGGGAGCTCCAGCGTGTGCTTGGAATGCAGCTGCTGACGAAGGACGGCCGGGGCGTGCGGCTGACCGCCACGGGCCGCTTTCTCGTGGCCGGCTCGGACACCCTCATTGCCGAATGGGAGCGCCTGCGCGCAGCAGCCATGGAGGCCGGCGACCAGGTGCAGTCCCGTTTTGGCCTGGGCGGTTTCTCCACGGCGGCCGCACAGTTGCTCGCGCCGCTGGCCGCCACCCTGCGCTCGACACGCCCACTGCTTGAGGTGCAGGTACTCGAGGCCAACCCGGCCCGCTGCTTCGATTTGTTGGTTGCCGAGCGAATCGACCTCGCGGTCATTGTTGCCATGCAGTCCGACACCTATGTTGAGGACGATCCTCGCTTCGAACAGACCGTTCTGCTCGACGATCCCCTGGACGTGATCATTCCCGCTGACCATCCGTTGGCATCGCGGGAAACTGTGACGCTCGAAGAGCTCGCGTCGGAACCATGGATCACCGAAGCCGCCGGTTCCACCTACCACTCCCTCTTCACGGCAGCCTTCACGGCAGTCGGGGTGACACCGCGCATTGCCCATGAGGCCGTTGAATGGGAAACCCAAATCGCCTTCGTGGGTGCGGGGCTGGGTGTGGGCCTGCTGCCGCGACTGGCACCCTTGCATAGCGCCGAAAACGTGGTTCGACTGCGCATCAGTGGCAAAGGGAAGCCATCGCGCCGCATCGTCGCTGCGGTGCGCAGGGGCAGCATCGCATCGCCCCTGATCCAGGAGTCGCTCGGTATCCTGCAGGTCAGCGCCAATCGGATCCTCGCCGCCCGACCCGAAGACGATCTCTAAAATCGCCTGGCCGCTATTCGTTGACGGCGGGCGAGCAGGTCTAAAAGGTGGCGACACGAGCGCGGCAGGCGTTCTACGCCGTACTAGGCGGGCCGCGGCACTGGATGGAGCCAGAGCGTGCCCTAAGCGGCCCACGAAAGGGCCGTTTGCGGGCTGTAACCACGCCCGGCGTCCGTCGGCTGCACGGCTTCACCTACTGCAATCAACACAGCTCTGGCTTATGTTCTGCTCGCGGTCGTCCTGGCGATTCTGAGGGTCGATATTCGTGAGCTCGTCGGTCCGGTCACGCTGGTGCCGTGTGGTGGTTGCTGTTGGCGTTAGCGGGGGTGTGGGTGTGCCCCGGTGGCACGGGTTGGTTGGCCGCGTGCTACCGGGGCGGGTTGTTTCTGGGGGTGGGTTTAGGTGTTGTCCCGGTCTGTCTGTCGGGCCTGGATGGTGGGGATGCTGCCTGTGTGGGTGCCGCCTTGGTGGGAGTCCGGGTCCGGGCAGGAATCGGCGCAGTCGTGCTTTGTCACGAGGTCGAATTGAATGCCGCCGTGTTGTTCCACGCCGGTTCTGATGGCCCGTTCGACGACGGATGTGGCCAGGCGCCGTCGGAGGGAGAGAGGATCGCGGCGCAGGTCCTTGGCGAGGGCAAAGCAGAGCAGGAGCATGACGACGATGAACGGCAGGGCTGCGACGATGGTGATGCGTTGCAGGCCGGCCAGGGCTTCGGAGGGTTCGTCGCCGCCGGCCAGCAGCATGACTGCTGCCACGGCGCCGGTGAGGCTGCCCCAGAAGATGACGACTCCGCGGCGGGGGTGCTCGGCGCCGTTGGAGCTGAGTGATCCCATCACGATGGAGGCGGCATCGGCGCCGGTGACGAAGAAGATCGCGACCAGGACCATGGCCAGCACGATGACGCCGGCGGTGAGCCAGCCCGGCATGCCAAGGTTTTTGACGAGGTCGAAGAGTGCGCCGTCGAAGTTGACGGAGGATACGCCGTCGGCCGTTGTTACCAGCCCGGGCGTGCCTGCCTTATCGGCTTCCTGCTGGACATGGAAGGCGGCTCCGCCGAAGATGCCGAACCAGATGACGCTGACGACGCTGGGGACCAGCAGCACGCCGGTGACGAACTGGCGGATGGTGCGGCCGCGGCTGATGCGGGCAATGAACATGCCGACGAAGGGCGTCCAGGAGATCCACCAGGCCCAGTAGAAGATGGTCCAGCTGGTCATCCAGCTTCGGAGGGCTTCATCGCCGACTGCTTCGGTCCGGGACGACATCTCGGCCAGGTCGCGGGCGTAGTCGCCGACGGCGGACGGGATCAGGTTGAGGATGAACAGGGTCGGACCGGCGATGAAGACGATGAGTGCGAGGACGACGGCCAGGACCATGTTGATGTTGGAGAGCCACTGGATGCCGCGGCTGATGCCGGAGACGGCCGAAGCGACGAAGCAGAAGGTCAGGACGGCGACGATCCCCACAAGCACGGGAGTGCCGACTTCGCCGAACCAGCCGTTGGAGGTCATGCCGCTGCCGATCTGCAGGGCGCCGAGGCCCAGGGAAGCGGCGGTGCCAAAGAGGGTGGCGAAAATGGCCAGGATGTTGATGAACTTCCCGAGCGGGCCTTCCACCATCCTCATGCCGAAAAGTGAGGTGAAGGCTGCGGAGACCAGTTGCCGGCGGCCGAGGCGGTAGGTGCCGTATGCCATGGCGATGCCGACCACTGCGTACATGGCCCAGGGGTGCAGTGTCCAGTGGAAGATCGAGGTGGCCATGGCCGTCTGGATCGCTGCGGGGGTGCGGCCGTCCACGGTTCCGGGCGGGGGAGAGATGTAGTGGTAGAGCGGTTCGGCTACGCCGTAGAACATCAGTCCGATGCCCATGCCGGCGGCGAACATCATCGCGACCCAGGAGACGGTACGGAATTCGGGTTTCTCGCCGTCTTTGCCCAGCGGGATATTGCCGAACTTGCCCAGGGCCAGCCACAGGACGAACACGACGAACAGGGACGCCAGGACCATAAAGAGCCAGCCGGTGTATTCCATGACCCAATTCAGGGCAACCGTGGAGGACGAGGCGAGGCTGTCCCGGCCCACGAAGCCCCAGATCACGAAGGCGATGGCGATGGCGCCGGTGATCCCGAAGGTGACTTTGTCGAGGGTGAGTGAGTGGTTCCGGCGCAGGGAGACGGCCTGCTCGGTCTTGGCAGTACGAAGCTCTTCGAGGATCTGTTCGTACTCTTCAACGTCCGGCAGTGGTTCTGCGGCGCCGTCCTCCGGATCGAGGACAGCAGGATTGGCGTCTACGTTGCGGGGAAAT
Proteins encoded in this window:
- a CDS encoding cytosine permease, translating into MQQKPSTAGAGQQPALEDCEAWLQPIPESQRTHKVSGQFWIWAGANLAPINWVLGALGIHLGLGFADTVIVLVLGNLIGMLLFGCFVLLGQKTGATGMVLARAAFGRRGNYLPAAIQAVLVIGWCAVNTWIILDLVMALFGTLGWVDPTAHNYGWKIGVATAIMAAQVAIAWFGYKAIAAFEKWTVPPTILILAVMSAVAWFGMKINWTYAGPAGNILEGSERIAAMSAVMTAIGIGWGITWFTYAADYSRFVSTQVPKKKVYLASVLGQFIPVVWLGILGASLATNSGEIDPGKLIVQNFGVLALPVLLMVLHGPIATNILNIYTFSVATQSLDITISRRKLNLFVGLFSLAAVVFFIFQEDFATVLDAWLIGLVAWVAAWGGVMLVHYFWIEKRWPGNPERLFDAVGTKRLPGVNWAGVASLLVGIFATWLFMYGLVPAMQGPIAVALGGWDLSWLAGGLASAGTYAILGPKVHRKYLEADQTDTAAHLASADLGFAARTNAPAGL
- a CDS encoding BCCT family transporter produces the protein MIRRAKDSLMAISRGLKPSTPEELTADNALAAIPPNENPESTRNTKTVIGVPAGENTNPAVLDPEDGAAEPLPDVEEYEQILEELRTAKTEQAVSLRRNHSLTLDKVTFGITGAIAIAFVIWGFVGRDSLASSSTVALNWVMEYTGWLFMVLASLFVVFVLWLALGKFGNIPLGKDGEKPEFRTVSWVAMMFAAGMGIGLMFYGVAEPLYHYISPPPGTVDGRTPAAIQTAMATSIFHWTLHPWAMYAVVGIAMAYGTYRLGRRQLVSAAFTSLFGMRMVEGPLGKFINILAIFATLFGTAASLGLGALQIGSGMTSNGWFGEVGTPVLVGIVAVLTFCFVASAVSGISRGIQWLSNINMVLAVVLALIVFIAGPTLFILNLIPSAVGDYARDLAEMSSRTEAVGDEALRSWMTSWTIFYWAWWISWTPFVGMFIARISRGRTIRQFVTGVLLVPSVVSVIWFGIFGGAAFHVQQEADKAGTPGLVTTADGVSSVNFDGALFDLVKNLGMPGWLTAGVIVLAMVLVAIFFVTGADAASIVMGSLSSNGAEHPRRGVVIFWGSLTGAVAAVMLLAGGDEPSEALAGLQRITIVAALPFIVVMLLLCFALAKDLRRDPLSLRRRLATSVVERAIRTGVEQHGGIQFDLVTKHDCADSCPDPDSHQGGTHTGSIPTIQARQTDRDNT
- a CDS encoding PucR family transcriptional regulator, whose product is MPIRLQDVLKHSTLTPADPVIRAAAAVAAQTQLRWIHSSEVLDIAPLLGGGELLLTGGQALALATDKRRADYIWELAERGVAALAIETGTELASIPSSMVAAAEAAGLPLIELRKVVPFVGVMEAINSLLVSESAAQLQEADRASHAMAVELAHGGSLNRILAVLADATGAEVVLTSTAGAPLASALPADHTGEPEPEESSDAPDRARTIQIDVSVRGIPSARLSLHALAGADVNLARIAGNRSVDILALALLQRMPPGLKEMAGAALIRAVDSGTQNWRLQQLAPAAGIPLSAQLVAVVVRSPGSRQPRMAVEHLLERVGHHSASYADNAELLALAVLRPGKTQEDRDAILAGLQSLALPEGTVSAVGPVATGISAAPWSLTEARLTLDLAAGAEPVKAAPLRAGPGQSGVVLDADAFAVERLAFHTLDETQRTDYVSQQLGALVVHDAQRNSALVETLRVWLDSGCNTAQAARELHLERQSMHQRLQRIFSLCGGDPRGTGRLAALHLATRLAAL
- the fdhA gene encoding formaldehyde dehydrogenase, glutathione-independent produces the protein MSGNKAVAYKAPGIVEIIDTPFPTFELQAGPGVNPVNVGRKVPHGVILRTVSTNICGSDQHMVRGRTTAPAGLVLGHEITGEVIETGPDVEFIKVGDIVSVPFNISCGRCRNCKEGKTGICLNVNPDRPGSAYGYVDMGGWVGGQAEFVLVPYADWNLLRFPDRDQALEKIMDLTMLSDILPTGFHGAVTAGVGVGSTVYVAGAGPVGLAAAASAQLLGAAVVIVGDLNEDRLAQARSFGCETVNVANGDPADQIEQLLGVREVDAGIDAVGFEARGHGHGAGAQEAPAAVLNSLMDLTAAGGSLGIPGLYVTGDPGAADEAAQKGSLSLSLGTGWAKSLSFATGQCPVMKYNRQLMMAILHDRIQIAKAVNATAISLEDAPRGYAEFDAGAATKYVLNPNGYLN